The following coding sequences are from one Octopus bimaculoides isolate UCB-OBI-ISO-001 chromosome 3, ASM119413v2, whole genome shotgun sequence window:
- the LOC106871529 gene encoding dopamine receptor 2: MEMSVFNHSTHQFNAMSVNPSPSPNSGSSSAAAAAAAAAAAAVHLSSYGLENTTELGDWFFGWNDTWNETNNDSSYSTSSEAPSQTPLPLWTTVILGIMAGVCSLVTVLGNAMVLFSFAIERTIRQPTNYFIASLAVSDLLIGSFSMPFFTSYLLLGYWPMGPWLCDLWLSLDWTVCLASQYTVFLITMDRFCSVKLPAKYRNWRTERKVIIMIAVIWVLPISIFFTCIIGWQFFVGKRTVPERECEVQFMSDPVFLLLLTIGYYWTTLIVMCGLYTGIYRVALMLQRKSEAKHKKISAAMEMATDQIRQAHSLRAGHVDKTGVGKDHKDGNNVAMTTTSFSSKRNSEKEEERSSSPAFASDDENSSQSPKPSKKPSPKDLPQLLCDIGKVPAGLIEDAPMATSKSHIKANGSKKNKGNLKFSTKQSQKSKNNVAESLNNRSMSNANTNTVMALYEPAEVKTAQKSSRSTSLVDKQNSTIPLLINETNKFAFEEGIQETENILKNEDNAAVDDEEEEVLIDCSIPHLEAESAESVKLLPEIMPDVTYTGDNNLITLDSCEPESNEAQNSPVWKRRSLVKYSASSPAIDLTASSSAVAEASYSSYDEDGGEGGEEGEMTSLLQQCISQPSVMMTATTATTPPPTTMSSEITTAEMEPEIDNTAATILTMAMEEIPKVNSTASDFSPHCPDNSFRFPDTDYEKENTNLANEGAILENYENIQEQLEEQHQQHHPQQEEKQIEQEEEQEKPQQTEDNNELQKQLEQEQQQKQQHLEEEQTQKPEKQDPQQKQEKQKLQKPHTTNNQNDDLTSVTSKRNLKYSSPFQTIVKNMGKQKVRRRSKKEKTKSKSENRARKALRTITFILGAFVLCWTPYHLMVAIIGMGGGNSEVSVTLYKITYWLCYLNSPINPFCYAFANVQFKRTFLRILRFDWHRT, from the coding sequence ATGGAAATGAGTGTTTTTAACCATAGCACACATCAGTTTAACGCCATGAGTGTTAATCCGTCACCGTCCCCCAACTCCGGttcatcgtcagcagcagcagcagcagcggcggcagcagccgCCGCTGTCCACTTAAGCAGTTATGGCCTTGAAAATACAACAGAATTAGGGGACTGGTTCTTTGGCTGGAACGATACATGGAACGAAACTAACAACGATTCGTCGTATAGTACGTCTTCTGAAGCACCTTCGCAAACTCCTCTTCCACTCTGGACAACAGTGATACTCGGTATCATGGCGGGTGTGTGCAGCCTAGTCACTGTGCTAGGTAACGCCATGGTACTGTTTTCCTTTGCTATTGAGCGAACCATTCGCCAACCGACGAACTATTTTATAGCATCTTTGGCAGTATCTGATCTTTTGATCGGATCGTTTTCAATGCCATTTTTCACATCGTATCTTCTACTTGGATATTGGCCCATGGGTCCTTGGCTATGTGATCTCTGGCTATCACTAGACTGGACAGTGTGTCTAGCTTCACAATATACAGTATTTCTAATTACAATGGATCGTTTTTGCTCTGTTAAACTTCCAGCCAAGTACCGGAACTGGCGGacagaaagaaaagtaataattatGATAGCCGTGATATGGGTGTTaccaatttcaatttttttcacttGTATTATTGGTTGGCAATTTTTTGTTGGAAAGCGGACTGTGCCAGAACGTGAGTGTGAAGTACAATTCATGAGTGATCCGGTGTTTCTTCTACTATTAACAATTGGATATTATTGGACAACATTAATTGTTATGTGCGGTCTATATACAGGCATTTACAGAGTGGCCTTGATGTTGCAGAGAAAATCAgaagcaaaacataaaaaaataagtgctgcaATGGAAATGGCAACAGACCAGATACGACAAGCTCACTCTCTAAGAGCAGGGCATGTTGACAAAACGGGGGTTGGTAAGGATCACAAAGATGGAAACAATGTAGCAATGACCACAACAAGTTTCAGTTCTAAGCGAAACAGTGAAAAGGAAGAAGAGCGGTCAAGTAGTCCAGCTTTTGCTTCAGATGATGAAAATAGTAGTCAGTCTCCTAAACCATCCAAGAAACCATCTCCGAAGGATCTTCCACAATTACTGTGTGATATTGGGAAAGTCCCGGCCGGTTTAATTGAAGATGCACCTATGGCAACGAGTAAGAGTCATATTAAAGCCAATGGCAGCAAAAAAAATAAGGGAAATCTAAAATTTTCAACGAAACAAAGTCAGAAAAGCAAGAATAATGTAGCAGAAAGTTTAAACAATAGATCTATGTCAAATGCTAACACAAATACTGTTATGGCATTATATGAACCTGCCGAAGTGAAAACTGCTCAGAAATCATCGAGATCGACTTCTTTAGTTGATAAACAAAACTCTACAATCCCTCTTCTCATAAATGAAACCAACAAATTTGCCTTTGAAGAAGGAATTcaagaaactgaaaatatattaaagaacgaAGATAATGCGGCAGTGGATGACGAAGAAGAGGAAGTTTTGATAGACTGTAGTATTCCTCACTTAGAAGCTGAATCCGCTGAAAGTGTAAAGCTTCTTCCAGAGATCATGCCAGACGTGACATATACTGGAGACAACAATTTGATAACTTTGGATTCATGTGAACCTGAGAGCAATGAAGCCCAGAATTCTCCTGTTTGGAAGAGGAGATCTCTGGTCAAGTATTCAGCATCATCTCCGGCCATAGACCTAACCGCTTCTTCGTCAGCAGTTGCGGAAGCCAGTTATTCTAGTTATGATGAAGATGGAGGAGAGGGAGGCGAAGAAGGAGAAATGACCAGTTTACTTCAGCAGTGTATCTCTCAACCTTCTGTGATGATGACggccacaacagcaacaacgcccCCACCAACTACAATGTCCTCAGAAATAACAACAGCTGAAATGGAACCAGAAATTGATAATACTGCAGCCACAATACTTACTATGGCAATGGAGGAAATACCGAAAGTGAATTCCACAGCTTCGGACTTTTCTCCTCATTGTCCTGATAATTCGTTTCGATTTCCCGACACAGAttatgagaaagaaaatacaaatttagCCAATGAAGGCGCCATATTGGAAAATTACGAAAACATACAAGAACAACTAGAAGAGCAGCATCAGCAACACCATCCCCaacaggaagaaaaacaaatagagcAAGAAGAAGAGCAAGAAAAACCACAACAAACTGAGGACAACAATGAGCTGCAGAAACAATTAGAACaggagcaacaacaaaagcaacagcacctagaagaggaacaaacacagaaaccaGAAAAGCAAGatccacaacaaaaacaggaaaaacagaaacTGCAGAAACCGCATACCACAAACAATCAAAATGATGATTTGACTAGTGTAACATCTAAACGTAATCTAAAATACAGCAGCCCTTTCCAAACCATAGTGAAAAATATGGGTAAACAGAAGGTACGGCGGagatcaaagaaagaaaagacgaaaTCAAAATCAGAAAATCGTGCAAGGAAGGCACTGAGAACAATTACATTTATCTTAGGTGCCTTTGTTCTGTGTTGGACACCATATCACTTAATGGTGGCCATAATCGGTATGGGAGGAGGCAACAGTGAAGTTAGTGTCACCCTGTATAAAATTACTTACTGGCTGTGCTATTTAAACAGTCCAATTAACCCCTTCTGTTATGCTTTTGCCAATGTACAATTTAAACGAACCTTTTTGAGAATTCTACGATTTGATTGGCACCGGACATGA